One Ignavibacterium sp. DNA segment encodes these proteins:
- the guaB gene encoding IMP dehydrogenase, with the protein MLDKKQLDMGLTFDDVLLIPAKSSVLPREVNITTFLTPDIKLNIPILSAAMDTVTESDMAIAIAREGGIGVLHKNLSIEEQVNEVDKVKRSESGMIINPITLTPDETIGDALEIMKKYRVSGIPVVDQNNKLVGILTNRDLRFEPNRKLKVSDLMTKEHLITAPVGTTLEKAETLLQKYKIEKLPVVDKAGSLKGLITFKDIMKKKKHPNACKDEHGRLRVGAAVGITFDTLDRVKSLSDAGADVIVVDTAHGHSAGVIKTIKQIRKKFRYIQLIAGNIGTYEAAIDLVNCKVDAIKVGIGPGSICTTRVIAGVGIPQISAIGYVYSATKKYGIPIIADGGIKQTGDVPKAIAAGADSVMIGGLFAGVDESPGEKILYEGRSFKLYRGMGSLSAMKKGSKDRYFQDAEDDIKKLVPEGIEGRVPYKGPLEDTVYQLVGGLRASMGYTGNKNIKELKSKGKFIRITLAGLKESHPHDVILTQEAPNYQSSK; encoded by the coding sequence ATGTTAGATAAAAAACAATTGGACATGGGATTAACATTTGATGATGTTCTGCTTATTCCGGCCAAATCTTCTGTTCTTCCAAGGGAAGTTAATATAACAACATTTCTTACTCCTGATATTAAACTCAATATTCCTATTCTTTCTGCTGCGATGGATACAGTTACTGAGTCAGATATGGCAATTGCAATTGCACGGGAAGGTGGAATTGGAGTATTGCATAAAAACCTATCTATTGAAGAACAAGTAAATGAAGTAGATAAGGTCAAAAGATCTGAAAGTGGAATGATAATAAATCCTATTACACTTACACCAGATGAAACAATTGGTGATGCATTAGAAATTATGAAAAAATATAGGGTATCTGGTATTCCGGTTGTTGATCAGAATAATAAATTAGTTGGGATACTTACAAACCGCGATCTTCGTTTTGAACCTAATCGAAAATTAAAAGTATCTGATTTAATGACAAAAGAACATTTAATTACTGCACCGGTTGGAACTACACTTGAGAAAGCAGAGACTCTTCTGCAAAAATATAAAATAGAAAAGCTGCCCGTTGTTGATAAAGCAGGATCTTTAAAAGGTCTGATAACTTTTAAAGATATTATGAAAAAGAAGAAACATCCAAATGCTTGTAAAGATGAACATGGAAGATTAAGAGTAGGAGCTGCAGTAGGAATAACTTTTGATACTTTGGATAGAGTTAAATCACTTTCTGATGCTGGTGCTGATGTTATAGTTGTTGATACTGCACACGGTCATTCAGCAGGGGTTATTAAGACTATAAAGCAAATAAGGAAAAAATTTAGATATATCCAGTTAATCGCTGGTAACATAGGAACTTATGAAGCTGCAATTGATCTTGTAAATTGTAAAGTTGACGCAATAAAAGTCGGAATTGGGCCAGGCTCAATTTGCACAACTAGAGTTATTGCAGGAGTTGGGATTCCACAAATATCTGCAATTGGATACGTATATTCAGCAACAAAAAAATATGGAATACCAATAATAGCTGATGGCGGAATTAAACAAACTGGTGATGTTCCAAAAGCAATTGCTGCTGGAGCAGACTCTGTTATGATTGGTGGACTTTTCGCTGGTGTTGATGAGAGTCCTGGTGAAAAGATATTGTATGAAGGACGAAGTTTTAAACTATATCGAGGTATGGGTTCACTAAGTGCTATGAAAAAAGGTAGTAAAGATAGATATTTTCAGGATGCTGAAGATGATATTAAAAAACTTGTACCTGAAGGAATTGAAGGTCGAGTTCCTTACAAAGGACCATTAGAAGATACAGTTTATCAACTTGTTGGCGGGTTAAGAGCATCAATGGGTTATACTGGAAATAAAAACATAAAGGAATTAAAATCAAAAGGAAAGTTTATCAGGATTACTCTTGCAGGACTTAAAGAAAGTCATCCCCACGATGTTATTCTTACACAAGAAGCACCAAATTATCAAAGCAGTAAATAG